In one Maniola hyperantus chromosome 6, iAphHyp1.2, whole genome shotgun sequence genomic region, the following are encoded:
- the LOC117983214 gene encoding uncharacterized protein, producing the protein MEDENAVVSGTETPETGAGEGVEIKEDENAELEGGRFEKAEGEHVEGEQVEGEHIEGKHIEGEQIEGEHVEGEQIEGEQIEGEHIEGEYVGGEHVDELIVGEEKQEEKVIGEDEQIEGEELKGEQVEGEEKKEQKNEEQLEEEEYIEPPPPDPAAPFNFTDSSEAIKPKFDLRPDQIAEVEQLWEIYQNYTPAYSDIDEYITEKELVYMLKSLLLMTFTPEQLQELIAFCVRPPHPEGHINYDQFLKMVKLRQRDFPIEEELRSALKVFDPGNTGLIDREYFRETLSKLGHKMAPKLVDSLVKEVDLSNDGTIGVEDVIGTMCIDLNKEDLMMLRAAVYSDEQPTENNED; encoded by the coding sequence ATGGAAGATGAAAACGCTGTTGTAAGTGGTACTGAAACTCCTGAAACTGGTGCCGGTGAAGGTGTAGAAATAAAAGAAGATGAAAATGCAGAACTTGAAGGAGGAAGATTTGAGAAAGCAGAAGGAGAACATGTTGAAGGGGAACAAGTTGAGGGAGAACATATTGAGGGAAAACATATTGAGGGAGAACAGATTGAGGGAGAACATGTTGAGGGAGAACAGATTGAGGGAGAACAGATTGAGGGAGAACATATTGAGGGAGAGTATGTAGGGGGAGAGCATGTAGATGAACTTATTGTGGGAGAAGAAAAGCAAGAAGAAAAAGTCATTGGAGAAGATGAACAAATTGAAGGAGAAGAATTAAAAGGTGAGCAAGTTGAAGGGgaagaaaaaaaagaacaaaaaaatgaAGAACAACTTGAGGAGGAAGAATATATAGAGCCACCACCACCAGATCCAGCTGCACCATTTAATTTTACCGATTCTTCGGAAGCCATTAAACCTAAATTCGACTTGAGACCAGATCAAATTGCAGAAGTGGAGCAGCTTTGGGAAATATATCAAAATTACACTCCAGCGTATTCTGATATTGATGAATACATAACTGAAAAAGAATTAGTTTACATGCTAAAATCACTGCTTCTGATGACGTTTACACCAGAACAGTTACAGGAGCTCATAGCGTTTTGTGTCAGACCACCGCATCCGGAAGGTCATATTAATTATGACCAGTTTTTGAAAATGGTGAAGTTACGACAAAGAGATTTTCCAATTGAGGAAGAATTACGTTCAGCTTTGAAAGTGTTCGATCCGGGTAATACAGGCTTAATAGATAGAGAATATTTTAGAGAGACCTTATCAAAATTAGGTCACAAAATGGCTCCAAAACTTGTAGACAGCCTAGTAAAGGAAGTAGATTTAAGTAATGATGGGACTATAGGAGTAGAGGATGTTATTGGTACAATGTGCATTGATTTGAATAAAGAAGATTTGATGATGCTTAGGGCGGCGGTATACTCAGATGAACAACCAACTGAGAACAATGAAGATTAA
- the crim gene encoding UPAR/Ly6 domain-containing protein crim codes for MKILVFVSVLSTIFNGCYAIWCYQCTTATPGCGQPFNWRGVGYLGNPCPDNEDVCVKLIERKGAKEVITRDCLSNFKAFRTDIPADTYEGCRTAAKDVNLGNYVNNTIKELDIKRDWYDETVWCFCFLDHRCNSGTINSNSIILLVLTSLMFLTKVLF; via the exons ATGAAGATACTTGTGTTCGTTTCAGTTTTGTCAACAATTTTCAATGGAT GCTATGCTATATGGTGTTACCAATGCACAACAGCTACACCAGGATGTGGTCAGCCATTTAACTGGAGAGGAGTTGGATATTTGGGGAATCCCTGTCCTGACAATGAAGATGTTTGTGTTAAACTGATAGAGAGAAAAGGAG ccaAGGAGGTTATCACAAGAGATTGTCTTAGTAACTTCAAAGCATTCCGAACTGATATACCAGCTGATACATATGAGGGTTGCCGTACAGCTGCCAAAGATGTCAATTTAGGCAACTATGTCAATAATACCATCAAAGAATTGGATATAAAAAG AGACTGGTATGATGAAACTGTTTGGTGTTTCTGCTTCCTTGACCATCGTTGTAACAGTGGAACGATAAATTCTAATTCAATTATATTGTTAGTCCTAACAAGCTTAATGTTCTTGACAAAGGTATTGTTTTGA
- the LOC117983062 gene encoding uncharacterized protein, protein MKNAEYLSNDILEENYLRLFRPFRTIQMMLGSCRVDARNRFVTSPTKAQKLYTLLCVVICTAFYISVAINFLSRFWPYQNIYYLNLTALALHYTTFFCNIVHARFLNNDENVKFYMKTQEIDRKLKINNNKFVNDLIFNSNIVTVVVMTVILLLLYAAALSQDFIICISLIGLLYSQLSCTLEWLYCSNLLMFFYIRLRYINAIITNHVEGTEDIKIENMNKVKFPSMKVLRFIASSVHDLNTSETEIYLKDIFEELLRFQNLYRFQIFLFCFKFVTSTLLAFEYGLLALQNNILLWLEYVVLPTITAVDLLIVIIICIRCEAFSWEIKKTKYLCTTVLSLYYGGPLRRRAIKMLKMILEKPPRFSVYDMWYMDASTMIKMINLVTTLMVSLLQFALL, encoded by the exons ATGAAAAATGCGGAATACTTATCAAATGATATATTGGAAGAGAATTACCTAAGACTTTTCAGGCCATTTCGTACCATACAAATGATGTTGGGCTCGTGTAGAGTGGACGCTAGAAATAGATTTGTAACCTCGCCAACAAAGGCACAAAAGCTTTACACGCTATTATGTGTAGTAATTTGCACAGCCTTCTATATAAGTGTCGCGATCAACTTTTTGTCGAGATTCTGGCCgtatcaaaatatatattacttGAATTTAACAGCACTTGCATTACATTACACGACGTTTTTCTGCAATATCGTGCACGCCCGCTTCCTGAATAATGATGAAAATGTAAAGTTTTACATGAAAACCCAAGAAATCGATCGCAAGCtgaagattaataataataagttcgtgaatgatttaatatttaattcaaACATAGTAACAGTTGTAGTGATGACGGTAATTTTATTACTGTTATACGCTGCCGCTTTATCCCAGGATTTTATAATCTGCATCAGTTTAATTGGATTACTTTACAGCCAATTGAGTTGTACGCTAGAATGGTTGTATTGTTCAAATCTCCTAATGTTTTTCTACATTCGACTGCGCTACATTAACGCAATAATAACTAACCACGTCGAAGGTACGGAGGATATAAAGATTGAAAATATGAATAAAGTAAAATTTCCCAGTATGAAAGTATTGCGTTTCATTGCATCAAGCGTACACGATTTAAATACTAGCGAAACGGAGATTTATCTAAAAGACATTTTTGAGGAATTACTCAGATTTCAGAACTTATACCGATTTCAG ATATTTCTGTTTTGTTTCAAATTTGTTACAAGCACTCTACTAGCTTTTGAGTATGGGCTTTTGGCactacaaaataat attttgttATGGTTAGAGTATGTGGTTCTACCAACAATAACTGCTGTCGATTTGCTCATAGTTATCATCATTTGTATACGATGTGAAGCGTTCTCGTGGGAAATTAAAAAGACCAAATATTTGTGTACAACTGTTCTATCTCTATATTATGGAG GACCTTTGAGGCGGAGGGCTATTAAAATGCTGAAAATGATCCTAGAGAAACCACCACGATTTTCAGTATACGACATGTGGTATATGGACGCTTCAACTATGATCAAGATGATTAATTTGGTCACAACACTCATGGTCTCACTACTTCAGTTTGCTTTGCTTTAG
- the LOC117983063 gene encoding uncharacterized protein: protein MDLQLGKLSSDIIDEDFSRVFRGFHLLQGLIGRLSVQIKYGFATSPSQWCFFYSIAILTTCILLLIGFTVECESASGSILTDDYFKIGHILNMCLVLKTFVRDIKGNSSAEFYVKLNKIDQDLNFKDGKQCNKKLAKFVKYFSIGLLTYGVTWAILFNIYCMKRFCPFALIVLLPEVASSLDIVILTFTIYYISIRVNYINETLETIKTKTRNEIKSCERLLLDKNSCASDAILWNHLLMGMRSILTVMADFLDLHQYQCPHDNIKAAVVISASLIMTMVIFFALCKAADMLTNKLEKSKKYCVGIRHSFDESISRRNAKRMLLLLDTKYELSIYDIYTLGTGVQVKLLAIIATYTIVLLQFALE from the exons ATGGATTTGCAATTGGGAAAATTGTCTAGTGATATAATAGACGAAGACTTTAGTAGAGTTTTCCGTGGATTTCACCTTTTACAAGGCTTAATAGGGCGACTGAGTGTGCAAATCAAATACGGTTTTGCCACAAGCCCATCCCAGTGGTGCTTTTTTTATTCGATCGCAATTTTAACCACGTGCATTTTACTTTTGATTGGCTTTACAGTAGAATGTGAAAGTGCAAGTGGCTCCATTCTGACAGacgattattttaaaattgggCACATTTTAAATATGTGTCTCGTGCTTAAAACCTTTGTACgggatataaaaggaaattctAGCGCCGAGTTCTATGTAAAGTTAAACAAAATAGACcaggatttaaattttaaagatgGTAAACAATGTAATAAAAAGCTTGCAAAGTTTGTGAAGTATTTTTCCATTGGCCTCTTGACTTACGGCGTTACATGGGCCATCCTGTTTAATATTTACTGCATGAAAAGGTTTTGTCCGTTCGCATTGATTGTTTTATTACCTGAAGTGGCAAGCAGCCTCGACATAGTCATACTTACTTTTaccatttattatatttcaatTCGAGTCAATTACATTAATGAAACACTAGAGACTATCAAAACCAAAACCcgaaatgaaattaaatcttGTGAAAGACTTTTGTTAGATAAGAATTCATGCGCTTCGGATGCAATACTATGGAATCATTTGTTAATGGGTATGAGGAGTATTTTGACCGTAATGGCAGATTTTTTGGATCTACATCAATATCAG TGTCCGCACGACAATATAAAAGCTGCAGTAGTAATTTCTGCGAGTTTGATTATGACAATggtgattttttttgcattatGTAAGGCAGCCGATATGCTTACAAATAAATTGGAAAagtcaaaaaaatattgtgttgGTATCAGACATAGTTTTGATGAAA GCATTTCCAGACGCAATGCTAAGCGTATGCTACTGTTATTGGACACTAAATATGAGCTATCCATTTATGATATTTACACGTTAGGTACTGGTGTACAAGTCAAACTGTTGGCGATCATTGCTACATACACGATCGTTCTATTGCAGTTTGCATTAGAATAA